From the Laribacter hongkongensis DSM 14985 genome, one window contains:
- the lpdA gene encoding dihydrolipoyl dehydrogenase, whose amino-acid sequence MALIELKVPDIGGHANVDVIDVLVQPGDAVAVDASLITLETDKATMDVPATTAGVVREVRVKVGSKVSEGDVMVVVESADTATTAAAPVAEPAAAASPTPAAVTAPTPAPVRDGSDIDCDVLVLGGGPGGYSAAFRAADLGLKTVIVERYATLGGVCLNVGCIPSKALLHNMAVIDEVRHLAANGIRFAEPEIDLDALRAYKNQVTGKLTGGLAGMARARKVDVVRGEGRFVDPFHLEVALTQGDGREQSGETRVIGFKHAIIAAGSQPVKLPFLPDDPRVIDSTGALKLESVPEHMLVIGGGIIGLEMGTVYSTLGARIDVVEMLDGLMQGPDRDLVKVWQKYNAHRFDRVMLNTRTVAVEAREDGVWVSFEGPDAPAEARRYDRVLYATGRAPNGRRIGAEAAGVAVDARGFIPVDKQMRTNVPHIFAIGDIVGQPMLAHKAVHEAHVAAENCAGHKAFFDARVIPGVAYTDPEVAWVGLTEDEAKKQGVSVQKAVFPWAASGRAIANGRDEGLTKLLFDSESGRIVGGAMVGTHAGDMIGELCLAIEMGCDAEDIGKTIHPHPTLGESIGMAAEVALGSCTDLPPVRRR is encoded by the coding sequence ATGGCTCTGATCGAACTGAAGGTGCCGGACATCGGCGGCCACGCCAATGTGGACGTGATTGACGTGCTGGTGCAGCCGGGTGACGCCGTGGCCGTGGACGCCAGCCTGATCACGCTGGAAACCGACAAGGCCACCATGGACGTGCCGGCCACCACGGCCGGCGTGGTGCGCGAGGTGCGGGTCAAGGTCGGCAGCAAGGTCAGCGAGGGCGACGTGATGGTGGTGGTGGAGAGTGCCGACACGGCCACGACCGCCGCCGCGCCCGTCGCGGAACCCGCCGCTGCCGCCAGCCCGACCCCGGCCGCCGTAACGGCACCGACGCCGGCCCCCGTACGGGACGGCAGCGATATCGACTGCGACGTGCTGGTGCTCGGCGGTGGTCCCGGTGGCTATTCGGCCGCCTTCCGTGCCGCCGACCTTGGCCTGAAAACCGTCATCGTCGAACGCTACGCCACCCTCGGCGGGGTCTGCCTCAACGTCGGCTGCATTCCGTCCAAGGCACTGCTGCACAACATGGCGGTCATCGACGAGGTGCGGCATCTGGCCGCCAACGGCATCCGCTTCGCCGAACCGGAAATCGACCTCGACGCCCTGCGTGCCTACAAGAACCAGGTCACCGGCAAGCTGACTGGCGGGCTGGCCGGCATGGCCCGCGCCCGCAAGGTGGACGTGGTACGCGGCGAAGGCCGCTTTGTCGATCCCTTCCATCTGGAGGTGGCACTGACCCAGGGCGATGGCCGCGAACAGAGCGGCGAAACCCGCGTGATCGGCTTCAAACACGCCATCATCGCCGCCGGCAGCCAGCCGGTGAAACTGCCCTTCCTGCCGGACGACCCGCGGGTGATCGACTCGACCGGCGCGCTGAAGCTGGAATCGGTGCCGGAGCACATGCTGGTCATCGGCGGCGGCATCATCGGGCTGGAAATGGGCACGGTGTATTCCACCCTCGGCGCCCGCATCGACGTGGTGGAAATGCTCGACGGTCTGATGCAGGGCCCGGACCGCGATCTGGTCAAGGTCTGGCAGAAGTACAACGCCCACCGTTTCGACCGGGTGATGCTCAATACCCGCACCGTGGCGGTCGAGGCGCGCGAGGACGGCGTATGGGTCAGCTTTGAAGGCCCGGACGCCCCGGCCGAAGCCCGGCGCTACGACCGGGTGCTGTACGCCACCGGCCGGGCACCCAACGGCCGCCGCATCGGTGCCGAAGCGGCCGGCGTGGCGGTGGATGCGCGCGGTTTCATCCCGGTGGACAAGCAGATGCGCACCAACGTGCCGCACATTTTTGCCATCGGCGACATCGTCGGCCAGCCGATGCTGGCGCACAAGGCGGTGCACGAAGCGCATGTGGCAGCGGAAAACTGCGCCGGTCACAAGGCGTTTTTCGATGCACGGGTGATTCCGGGCGTGGCCTATACCGATCCGGAAGTGGCGTGGGTGGGCCTGACCGAGGACGAGGCGAAAAAGCAGGGTGTCAGCGTGCAGAAGGCGGTGTTCCCGTGGGCCGCCAGCGGACGCGCCATCGCCAATGGTCGTGACGAGGGCTTGACCAAGCTGCTGTTCGACAGCGAATCCGGCCGGATCGTCGGGGGCGCCATGGTCGGCACTCACGCCGGTGACATGATCGGCGAGCTGTGCCTGGCGATCGAGATGGGCTGCGATGCCGAAGATATCGGCAAGACCATCCACCCGCATCCGACGCTGGGCGAATCCATCGGCATGGCGGCGGAAGTGGCGCTGGGCAGCTGCACCGACCTGCCGCCCGTCCGCCGGCGCTGA
- a CDS encoding EAL domain-containing protein, whose protein sequence is MSVLPSALRHTLPAHAQHPAARLRRGLIAGFAVLVILVCGATGYEAWRSYQQTLADARTELLTLSRALSVHFSRSFRLSSGQLANLGRDADLLRAIHDRDESTLYARLQEALQVDPQSYFLTVADAWGNVLASSLHYPIGRLNIHQRDYFNTLRNTPGLPYTYGQPVPNLYDQRLFVPIAAPLHDNGQFAGVLLTGIDPDYFYQFYRSLGLDEHTGIDVLRADGTALISYPDARTTTHRHPLPQALVQQQLREVSTDRILDYQAADGEQRLLTLTWLSGQSLAIGISRSYSVLLKRWYQDMRAKALLISLLLCGSGLLLGVLLRQLRRVEHSERQLRLTQYSVDHGVDLILWVDLNSRVRYANLRAQKQLGWHPHELYGRPLSRIAPSLGGAAWMSLQQRIARGDNVTLETSFSCRNGQTLAVEVTASVLTHTEGDGLLCLIARDVSELKQAAAALANSDARLRLALQASGTGLYELELATGAITITGAIRQRLDIRVPEQQPIPAALWLAWVHPDDQARIRQAFEHWQQEPHAPDRLETSFRVCPPGGRMRWVHARGQYIAAAEDTAAARLVGTVNDVTDQKENEEQIERYAHFDALTGLANRHALYRRLGQAITSVHQHQHPLAVLFVDLDKFKTINDTLGHAVGDVVLREVAGRLSDFAGPDDILARLGGDEFLLVLPGADERAASEVAACILTAMSVPVRVDGRELPTTPTIGVSLYPRDGEEADDLIRNADIAMYQAKARGRNTFQLYTPDMNAAAAERLQLQGELRNAHLRGEIMLHYQPQIDVTDGHVVGCEALMRWKHPTLGMVSPGRFIPLAEESGLIITLGNWAIREACRQAMVWQRAGLPPLTVAVNLSGCQFQQSNFTAVVADALADTSLPPQYLELELTESIVMHDVEQVIATLTELKALGVQLSIDDFGTGYSSLNYLKRFPVDLLKIDQGFVRDVETDPSDAAIVRAIIALGKILNLRLIAEGVETQGQLDYLHAAGVDFIQGYYFSRPLPAEDMATYLAQRLLPVSLSEAGPPATSAASDALPAR, encoded by the coding sequence ATGTCCGTCCTGCCCTCTGCCCTGCGGCACACCCTTCCGGCCCATGCCCAGCATCCGGCCGCCCGGCTGCGCCGGGGGTTGATCGCCGGTTTTGCCGTGCTGGTCATTCTGGTCTGTGGTGCCACCGGTTACGAGGCCTGGCGCAGTTACCAGCAAACCCTTGCCGATGCGCGCACCGAGCTCCTGACCCTGTCGCGGGCGCTGTCGGTGCATTTTTCGCGCTCGTTCCGGCTGTCCTCCGGACAATTGGCCAACCTCGGCCGTGACGCCGACCTGCTGCGCGCCATCCACGACCGGGACGAATCCACCCTGTACGCCCGGTTGCAGGAAGCCCTGCAAGTGGATCCGCAATCGTATTTCCTGACCGTGGCCGACGCCTGGGGCAACGTGCTGGCCTCGTCGCTGCACTATCCGATCGGGCGGCTCAACATCCACCAGCGTGACTACTTCAATACGCTGCGCAACACGCCCGGACTGCCCTATACCTACGGTCAGCCGGTGCCCAACCTCTATGACCAGCGCCTGTTCGTGCCGATTGCCGCTCCGTTGCACGACAACGGGCAGTTTGCCGGTGTCCTGCTGACCGGCATTGATCCTGACTATTTCTACCAGTTCTACCGCTCGCTGGGGCTGGACGAACATACCGGCATCGATGTCCTGCGTGCTGACGGTACGGCGCTGATTTCGTACCCCGACGCCCGCACCACCACACACCGCCACCCCCTGCCCCAGGCGCTGGTGCAGCAACAGCTGCGCGAGGTCAGCACCGACCGCATCCTCGACTACCAGGCCGCCGATGGCGAACAGCGCCTGCTGACGCTGACCTGGCTCAGCGGCCAGTCGCTCGCCATCGGCATCAGCCGCAGTTACTCGGTGCTGCTCAAGCGCTGGTACCAGGACATGCGTGCCAAGGCACTGCTGATCAGCCTGCTGCTGTGCGGATCGGGCCTGCTGCTGGGCGTGCTGCTGCGCCAGTTGCGCCGGGTCGAACACAGCGAGCGCCAGCTGCGCCTGACCCAGTATTCGGTCGACCACGGTGTCGACCTGATCCTGTGGGTCGACCTCAACAGCCGGGTGCGCTATGCCAACCTGCGTGCACAAAAGCAGCTGGGCTGGCATCCGCACGAGCTCTACGGCCGGCCACTGTCACGGATCGCCCCCAGCCTGGGCGGCGCGGCCTGGATGAGCCTGCAGCAGCGCATTGCGCGCGGGGACAACGTCACACTGGAAACCTCGTTCAGTTGCCGCAACGGCCAGACCCTGGCAGTCGAAGTCACCGCCAGCGTGCTGACCCACACCGAAGGCGACGGACTGCTGTGCCTGATCGCCCGCGACGTCAGCGAGCTCAAGCAGGCCGCTGCCGCCCTTGCCAACAGCGACGCACGCCTGCGGCTGGCATTGCAGGCCTCCGGCACCGGACTCTACGAACTGGAACTGGCGACCGGCGCCATCACCATCACCGGCGCCATCCGCCAGCGCCTCGACATCCGCGTACCGGAACAGCAGCCGATCCCGGCCGCCCTGTGGCTGGCCTGGGTGCACCCGGACGACCAGGCCCGCATCCGTCAGGCCTTCGAGCACTGGCAGCAGGAGCCGCATGCACCCGACCGGCTGGAAACCAGCTTCCGGGTCTGCCCGCCCGGCGGCCGGATGCGCTGGGTGCATGCGCGCGGGCAGTACATTGCTGCCGCCGAAGACACGGCCGCTGCGCGCCTTGTCGGTACCGTCAACGACGTGACCGACCAGAAGGAAAACGAAGAGCAGATCGAGCGCTACGCCCATTTCGACGCCCTGACCGGACTGGCCAACCGCCATGCGCTGTACCGCCGGCTGGGCCAGGCCATCACCAGCGTGCACCAGCACCAGCATCCGCTGGCGGTACTGTTTGTCGACCTGGACAAGTTCAAGACCATCAACGACACGCTGGGCCACGCCGTCGGCGACGTGGTGCTGCGCGAAGTGGCCGGCCGCCTGTCGGACTTTGCCGGCCCGGACGACATCCTGGCGCGGCTGGGTGGCGACGAATTCCTGCTGGTACTGCCCGGTGCCGACGAACGCGCCGCCTCCGAAGTCGCAGCCTGCATCCTGACCGCCATGTCGGTGCCGGTGCGCGTCGACGGACGCGAACTCCCAACCACGCCCACCATCGGCGTCAGCCTGTATCCGCGCGACGGCGAAGAAGCCGATGACCTGATCCGCAATGCCGACATCGCCATGTACCAAGCCAAGGCGCGCGGCCGTAACACTTTCCAGCTCTACACCCCGGACATGAACGCCGCCGCCGCCGAGCGGTTGCAGTTGCAGGGCGAGCTGCGCAACGCCCACCTGCGCGGCGAGATCATGCTGCACTACCAGCCGCAGATCGACGTGACCGACGGCCACGTCGTTGGCTGCGAGGCACTGATGCGCTGGAAGCATCCGACCCTCGGCATGGTCAGCCCGGGACGCTTCATCCCGCTGGCTGAAGAATCCGGCCTGATCATCACGCTGGGCAACTGGGCCATCCGTGAAGCCTGCCGCCAGGCGATGGTCTGGCAGCGCGCCGGCCTGCCGCCGCTCACCGTGGCGGTCAACCTGTCGGGCTGCCAGTTCCAGCAGTCCAACTTTACCGCCGTGGTGGCCGATGCACTGGCCGACACCAGCCTGCCGCCCCAGTACCTGGAACTGGAGCTGACCGAAAGCATCGTGATGCACGACGTCGAACAGGTGATCGCCACCCTGACCGAACTCAAGGCACTCGGCGTGCAACTGTCGATCGACGATTTCGGCACCGGTTATTCCAGCCTCAACTACCTCAAGCGCTTCCCGGTCGACCTGCTGAAAATCGACCAGGGATTCGTGCGTGACGTCGAAACCGACCCCTCCGACGCGGCCATCGTGCGCGCCATCATTGCACTGGGCAAAATCCTCAACCTGCGGCTGATCGCCGAAGGCGTGGAAACGCAGGGCCAGCTGGACTACCTGCACGCGGCGGGGGTCGACTTCATCCAGGGCTATTACTTCAGCCGGCCGCTGCCGGCCGAGGACATGGCCACCTATCTGGCGCAGCGCCTGCTGCCGGTCAGCCTGTCCGAGGCCGGACCACCGGCTACGTCCGCCGCGAGCGACGCTCTTCCCGCCAGATAA